TGCCCTGCTCACGCAGGCGCTCGAAGGCCTCCACCGTGTCCTCCAGGGGGTGTTCGCCGCGCCAGTGCAGCAGATAGAGGTCGAGATGATCGGTTCCCAGGCGCCTCAGGCTGCGCTCGCACGCCTGGGCGGTGCCCTTCAGGCTGGCGTTCCAGGGGTAGACCTTGCTCACCAGGAACACCTGGTCGCGACACCCGGCGATGGCCTCGCCCACCACCTCCTCGGCGCCGCCATCGGCATACATTTCGGCGGTGTCGATCAGGGTCAGCCCCAGTTCCAGGCCCTGGTGCAGCGCGGCGACTTCGCGCCTCCGCTCGCTGGGACGCTCCCCCATGTGCCAGGTGCCCTGGCCGATGGCGGGCACCCGGGTGCCGTCAGGGAAGGTGATGCTTTGCATGGCTCGTTCCTCGAGTTGGATAGGAGATCGCCGGCAGCTGGGGCGGAATCTTCCGGCATCCTCCGAACGACCTCAAGTCTCGAGGTCCCCGGCCGCGCTCAGGTGTAGCCCTGGCTCCAGGCCCGCGCCTTGAAGCGGATGACCGGCAAGGGCGCTCCGCCCGGACGCACCAGGGCGCGGGACAGATCCAGCCGCACATCGCTCGAAGGCTTGGGAACGGGCCCCTTGAAAATCAACTCGAACTGCCAGGTGCGTTGCGGCACCGCCAACCGGTAATCGAGCCCTGTGGGGGATTGCGCGATGGCCTGCATGCCCTCCAGGGGAAACTGCCCGGGATCGTGCACCACGATCAGCGAGACCCGCTCCGGCCCGAGCGGCCGGCCATCGACCGTCAGCACCACCTCCTCCGGGCGGAAGCGGTAATCCGCAGTGGCAGGCCGTATGTCCAGCACCAGTCGCGTCGGATCGTCCTCGGCGTAGCGCGGTTTGTCGAAGGGGTCGTACATCACCGGCACCACGAAGAGGATGACCTGGAAGTCGTTCTGCTGGATCTGGTTGTTCAGCCGCACCGCCAGGCTGATGTCATCGAGGCGAAGTTCTCCGCGCTCACCCGACTCCTGGCCGTCGACATAGGCAGCGCTTTCCTCACCCGAACGAAAGCCCGCGCACCCGGTCAGCGCGAGGCAGGCGCACAGCGCCCAGACGTGGAGGTGGATCAGCGGGATATGGCTGGGCATGCAGGGTTCTCCATGATCAGGCGCGAGACGGGACAGGCTGTTATCAGAAGCGCGATCAGGCCCCAGGCGTCACCTCCAGGAGCACCAAAAGGACCCGCGCCGGTCGGCACGCCAGTACCGCATCGACCAGGGCCTGATCAGTGGCCAATCGCCTGCTTTCGATACGCCGCTCCCTGACCGCCCGGGCCCAGGCCTGGGCGTTGACCCGCCAGCTGTGGTCGAGTTGCTTCCGATTGTCGCCTGCCATGCATAAGCCTCTGTTTTGCCGCCATTCCGACATGCAGCGCGCCATTGACCTACTAAGATTGGATTCAAGAGCGGTAACAGGCCAGGCCGGTGGACTATGGGCGCAATATGGCGATCCGACGAGATAAGGAAAGAGGTACCCCAAGGTCATCTCAATGACCCCGCTGTTCCCCCGAAAAAACCCCGTCGCAGGCACCGCCTGCTGTTCTGGGGCCTGAGCCTGACGGCCCTGGTCCTCGTCGGGCTCCTCGTGTCCCACGAGGTCCGGACGTCCCGTTTCCAGGCCCACGAACTCAGCCGCTACGCCGCCAGCCTGAACTACCGGCTCGAGGAAGGGCCGAGCGACGCCATCCGCTACCCCGGCTATGGCCCCTTCGACCTGCGCCTGGGTTACGCCTACCTGCCGCAGATGCTGGATCGCCTGGAAAAGCGGGGCTACTCCATCCTGCAGCAGACCCGTTTCTCCCCCGCGCTGATCAGCTACACCGACCATGGCCTGTTCCCGCCCTACCAGGAAAAGGTCCAGGCGGGCATCAGCATCTGTGATTGTCGCGGCCGGCCCTTCTACCAGTTCCGCTACCCGCAGCAGCGCTACCCGGACTTCACCAGCATCCCGCCGGTGCTGGTGAGCAGCCTGCTGTTCATCGAGAACCGCAAGCTGCTGGACAGCCAGACGCCCCTGGCCAACCCGGCCGTGGACTGGCCGCGTTTCTCCAAGGCGGCCCTGACCCAGGTGGGCAAGGCCATCGACCTCGATGGCCAGTCCGCCGGCGGCAGCACCCTGGCGACCCAGCTCGAGAAGTACCGCCACTCGCCCTATGGCCGCACCATCTCGGCCAGCGAGAAGATTCGCCAGATGGTCTCCGCCAGCGTCCGCGCCTACCGTGACGGTCCGCAGACCCTGGATGCCCGGCAGCGCATCGTCATGGACTACCTGAACAGCGTGCCGCTCTCGGCCGCTCCGGGGCACGGCGAGGTGCACGGGATAGCCGACGGCCTGCGGGTCTGGTACGGCGCCGACTTCAACCAGGTCAACCGCCTGCTCGCGGACACGGACGGCGACCCCGCCGCCCGTGGGCTGGCCATGCGGCAGGTGCTGTCGCTGTTCATCGCCCAGCGGCGGCCTTCCTACTACCTGTCCAGGGCCCATGAGGAACTGAACGCGCTGACCGACAGCCATATCCGTGTGCTGGCCGGCGCCGGCGTCATCGACCCGACCCTCCGCGACGCCGCCCTGGGCGCCCGGCTGCGCTTTCGCAACTGGGAGGAAGACTCGGCCATCCAGGCGGTGGATGCGAACAAGGGCATCAGCGTCTCCCGAAGCCGCCTGTCCAGCCTGCTGCGCATGCCGCTCTACGACCTGGACCGCCTGGACCTCACCGCCAACAGCACCCTGCACAGCGACCTGCAGAACGCCGTGACCGATTACCTGAAGCACCTGGCCGATCCCACCTTCGCCGAGCAGGTGGGCCTCTATGGCGAGCGCCTGCTGTCCCCGGAGAAGACCGCCGACGTGCGCTACAGCTTCACCCTCTTCGAGCGCACGCCGTCCGGCAACCGGGTGCGGGTCCAGACCGACAACACCGACCAGCCCTTCGACATCAACGAGGGCAGCAAGCTCGAACTGGGCTCCACCGCCAAGCTGCGGGTGCTGGCCACCTACCTGGAGTACATCGCCACCCTGCACCGCCGCTATGCCGGCCTCGGGGTCGAGGAACTGCGCAAGGTGCCGGTGGACCCGCTGGACGCCATCAGCCGCTGGTCCATCGACTACCTGATCGAACACAAGGACCGTGACCTCTACGCCATGCTTCAGGCGGCCATGGAGCGCACCTACTCCGCCAGCCCCTACGAGAGCTTCTTCACCGGCGGCGGGGTGCACACCTTCAACAACTTCCGCAAGGAGGACAATGGCCGCCGCCCGACCCTGCGGGACTCCCTGCGTGAGTCCATCAACCTGCCCTTC
This genomic window from Pseudomonas furukawaii contains:
- a CDS encoding transglycosylase domain-containing protein is translated as MGAIWRSDEIRKEVPQGHLNDPAVPPKKPRRRHRLLFWGLSLTALVLVGLLVSHEVRTSRFQAHELSRYAASLNYRLEEGPSDAIRYPGYGPFDLRLGYAYLPQMLDRLEKRGYSILQQTRFSPALISYTDHGLFPPYQEKVQAGISICDCRGRPFYQFRYPQQRYPDFTSIPPVLVSSLLFIENRKLLDSQTPLANPAVDWPRFSKAALTQVGKAIDLDGQSAGGSTLATQLEKYRHSPYGRTISASEKIRQMVSASVRAYRDGPQTLDARQRIVMDYLNSVPLSAAPGHGEVHGIADGLRVWYGADFNQVNRLLADTDGDPAARGLAMRQVLSLFIAQRRPSYYLSRAHEELNALTDSHIRVLAGAGVIDPTLRDAALGARLRFRNWEEDSAIQAVDANKGISVSRSRLSSLLRMPLYDLDRLDLTANSTLHSDLQNAVTDYLKHLADPTFAEQVGLYGERLLSPEKTADVRYSFTLFERTPSGNRVRVQTDNTDQPFDINEGSKLELGSTAKLRVLATYLEYIATLHRRYAGLGVEELRKVPVDPLDAISRWSIDYLIEHKDRDLYAMLQAAMERTYSASPYESFFTGGGVHTFNNFRKEDNGRRPTLRDSLRESINLPFVRLLRDIVRHDMYRPEGGKMQLLSDDKDPRRQGYLDLFVSRESQTYLRRFWNKYQGKSADERMSTFLDGLNPWGARMAAIHRYLLPQADLTTFAAFMRERVPKANPALTDKRVQDLYTRYGPGAFNLNDQGYVARVHPLELWLLGYLQANPQATFRDAVEASGDERREVYSWLFKSKRKHARDKRIRIMLEVEAFLDIHEHWKSLGYPFDHLVPSLATALGSSGDRPAALAELMGIILNDGVRQSTLRIDQLHFAADTPYETLVGYETREGKRVMTSEVAATLRDSLSKVVEGGTARRLQGTFTLPGGEPLVMGGKTGTGDNRIQTVTRYGAVTSSKAMNRTATFVFYLGPRHFGTLTAFVEGSKADKFSFTSALPVQVLKGMAPILQPYLAPGLSTQCQDLAPAVQVSRR